A genomic segment from Magnolia sinica isolate HGM2019 unplaced genomic scaffold, MsV1 ctg222, whole genome shotgun sequence encodes:
- the LOC131236105 gene encoding uncharacterized protein LOC131236105 produces the protein MQNADNENDQASLRNLNKSNGTPAPFSHNTNVNNNNVPSASNDLRKVDCLLMDNQELHYGVVGSCVNDMPKIMSVLIEGQEFEDANAFHKALREYAIRSNFEYKQTRSGGGRYQAKHIKDNCSWHIHAWKLPDKPTFKIKSLKGDHTCNVVNESTMSNTRMHRQASRKWIADLVKDRLQKKLRCTPKDIIDEISREYGIKVSYDKAWRGKELAVKERNLITTPMEICEEIQNKSRKHSEA, from the coding sequence ATGCAGAATGCCGATAATGAAAATGATCAAGCATCATTGCGGAATTTAAATAAAAGTAATGGAACACCTGCACCTTTCTCACATAATACCAATGTCAATAACAATAATGTTCCAAGTGCATCAAATGATTTGCGTAAAGTGGACTGCTTGTTGATGGATAATCAAGAATTACATTATGGGGTGGTTGGTAGTTGTGTTAATGACATGCCGAAAATTATGTCAGTTTTAATAGAAGGCCAAGAATTTGAAGATGCAAATGCTTTCCACAAGGCTTTAAGGGAGTACGCCATACGTTCAAATTTTGAATACAAGCAAACGAGGTCAGGTGGTGGCCGTTATCAGGCGAAACACATTAAAGACAATTGCTCATGGCACATACATGCATGGAAGCTTCCCGATAAGCCTACATTCAAGATAAAATCCTTGAAAGGAGATCATACTTGTAATGTTGTGAATGAGTCAACAATGTCAAATACAAGAATGCATCGACAAGCCAGTAGGAAATGGATTGCTGATTTGGTGAAGGACCGACTCCAGAAAAAATTGCGCTGTACACCCAAAGATATTATCGATGAGATTAGTCGAGAATATGGGATCAAAGTGAGTTATGATAAAGCTTGGAGGGGTAAAGAATTGGCAGTAAAAGAGAGGAACTTGATTACAACTCCCATGGAGATCTGTGAAGAAATACAGAACAAATCCAGGAAGCACAGTGAAGCTTAG